One part of the Candidatus Bathyarchaeia archaeon genome encodes these proteins:
- a CDS encoding mRNA surveillance protein pelota, which translates to MKILEEDLKRGIVKLRVETLRDLWTLYNVVEEGDSIQSRTTREIKANGVGRPSSRRVAITIWLKVKKVYFDRELNRLRVLGTIEEGPEEYSLKGQHHTLNVEPSSRLKIKKQVWYRYQIDGLKRAVEAEKPFLVISMDSDETCLAVLRDFKVEVKSQIYSNIPGKAMVEEREEAVKKYFTEVAKSAKGIVDRSNVQVILIGPGFAKESFMRYLKERNLKLAERVIAVKSTSLGGVAGVYESLRSGVLQQVSNRIMLSEESALVEKVLLKLGRGDEDASYGLMEVYEDASAGAIDVLLVSLELLKKSCGEERSRVEDMIRTVEEKRGKVFIINPEHEAGVKLKSLGGVAAILRYPKRFRTYPCS; encoded by the coding sequence GTGAAGATACTGGAGGAGGATTTGAAGCGGGGAATCGTTAAGTTACGCGTTGAAACCTTACGTGACCTCTGGACATTGTACAATGTGGTGGAAGAAGGCGACTCGATTCAATCCAGAACCACGAGGGAGATAAAGGCGAACGGGGTGGGAAGGCCTTCAAGCCGGAGGGTTGCAATAACCATTTGGTTGAAGGTTAAGAAGGTTTATTTTGACAGGGAGCTGAACAGGCTTAGAGTGCTAGGAACGATTGAGGAAGGCCCTGAAGAATACTCCCTTAAGGGTCAACATCACACGTTAAACGTTGAGCCCTCTAGTAGGCTGAAGATAAAAAAACAGGTTTGGTATAGGTACCAAATCGATGGTTTAAAAAGAGCCGTTGAAGCGGAGAAACCATTTCTGGTAATCTCTATGGACAGCGATGAAACATGTCTCGCGGTTCTCAGAGATTTTAAGGTTGAGGTAAAATCCCAGATCTATTCAAACATTCCTGGGAAAGCGATGGTTGAGGAAAGGGAGGAGGCGGTGAAAAAATATTTTACGGAAGTGGCGAAATCCGCGAAAGGTATTGTCGATAGGTCGAATGTTCAAGTCATACTCATTGGGCCCGGATTCGCTAAGGAGAGCTTCATGCGATACTTGAAGGAAAGAAATTTAAAGTTGGCTGAGCGTGTGATCGCTGTTAAGTCCACGAGCCTAGGAGGCGTCGCCGGCGTATACGAATCCCTGAGATCCGGCGTTCTTCAACAGGTATCTAACAGAATCATGCTGAGCGAGGAATCAGCGCTCGTGGAGAAGGTGTTATTGAAGCTCGGCCGAGGCGATGAAGATGCATCCTACGGCCTCATGGAGGTATATGAGGACGCTTCAGCCGGCGCCATCGACGTGCTGCTAGTGTCCCTTGAATTACTGAAGAAATCCTGTGGAGAGGAAAGAAGTAGGGTTGAGGATATGATTAGAACGGTAGAGGAGAAAAGGGGTAAAGTCTTCATAATCAACCCGGAGCATGAAGCTGGAGTAAAGCTTAAGTCGCTGGGAGGTGTAGCCGCAATCCTGAGATATCCCAAGCGGTTTAGAACTTACCCGTGCAGTTGA
- a CDS encoding nucleotidyltransferase domain-containing protein, with protein sequence MTEPYFIKPVRSWDDVHVRYSESRWRLLKNLRAEALSIISALRKWDVEAYAHGSVARGDVEPWSDVDVVVREVVPSHKIELALKNEGFKIFSRKIAQATPRHVPKAHIYLDLREKIVVTFPLASFRAIELDFYKFGGIVSHEGLIEGVRVPGCTKRLTVVRPVEDGHIEFGVVGREVEASKVLDVNLETVLERERVLLRRDKIGRTGIFISKVLEDDETFEKALKSFVESNPMLRRFYDKREG encoded by the coding sequence ATGACGGAACCGTACTTCATCAAGCCGGTGAGGTCGTGGGATGACGTTCATGTGAGGTATTCGGAAAGCCGGTGGAGGTTGTTAAAAAACCTTAGGGCTGAGGCTCTTTCCATCATCTCAGCCCTTAGAAAGTGGGATGTTGAAGCCTATGCGCATGGAAGCGTGGCTAGAGGCGATGTAGAACCGTGGAGTGACGTAGATGTAGTCGTTAGGGAAGTCGTCCCATCTCATAAAATCGAGCTCGCTTTGAAAAATGAGGGATTTAAAATATTCTCCCGGAAAATCGCGCAGGCCACCCCGAGACATGTGCCAAAGGCGCACATATACTTGGATTTGAGGGAAAAAATAGTTGTCACCTTCCCCCTGGCAAGCTTCAGGGCCATTGAGCTTGATTTTTACAAATTCGGAGGCATTGTCTCCCACGAAGGGTTAATTGAAGGTGTTAGGGTTCCAGGCTGCACTAAGCGGTTGACCGTAGTGCGGCCGGTTGAAGACGGCCATATAGAGTTCGGTGTTGTGGGGCGGGAGGTTGAGGCCTCCAAAGTCTTAGACGTGAATTTAGAAACCGTGCTAGAGAGGGAACGTGTCCTTTTGAGGAGAGATAAGATTGGTCGCACAGGAATTTTCATCAGTAAAGTGTTGGAGGATGATGAAACGTTTGAAAAAGCCTTAAAAAGCTTCGTAGAATCCAACCCAATGCTCAGAAGGTTTTACGATAAAAGAGAGGGATAA
- a CDS encoding site-2 protease family protein, whose amino-acid sequence MNEYINMLLSFTAFWAIIYIASKVLKTDRRGLKVGPFYLVYRTVKFNEALAMASKWKRFWKTVWSLGAFAGMGLLIFVAYSLIRNLSLLSTRSLQAAQLTVLVPGVTVSWPSLPYMLTSIFILIISHEAAHGIASLVEDVPIKSSGMFLAAVLPGGFVEIDEEKLEKAGEVQKLRIFAAGSFSNVVLGGVALLLVVNFPVALAPFYHTVPGGVLITDIVKYGAAETAGIKRWEVIYAIDQTRISNVSALREYMKQVPPNSRITVTTNYGDYVLYTKPDPGNSSKSLIGVVPFDYYQPALNILPASGAYHGFMTAYWSNIVLVSVALINMLPIYPLDGGRYLDSLLKLLKVEKRNYIRSAASILFASVLTLNLILSLLNFGLRKL is encoded by the coding sequence ATGAATGAATATATTAACATGCTTTTATCCTTTACCGCGTTCTGGGCGATCATATACATAGCCTCGAAAGTGTTGAAGACTGATAGGCGGGGTTTGAAAGTTGGGCCATTCTACTTGGTTTACAGAACGGTGAAGTTCAACGAGGCGTTGGCCATGGCTTCCAAGTGGAAAAGGTTTTGGAAGACTGTTTGGAGCTTGGGCGCTTTCGCTGGCATGGGGCTACTCATCTTCGTCGCGTATAGCTTGATTCGAAACCTATCGTTGCTGTCGACGCGTTCCCTTCAAGCCGCTCAATTAACTGTTCTAGTGCCCGGCGTCACGGTAAGTTGGCCTTCCCTCCCCTATATGTTAACTTCCATTTTCATCTTGATCATAAGCCATGAAGCAGCTCATGGAATAGCCAGCTTGGTGGAGGACGTTCCCATTAAGTCTTCAGGCATGTTCCTCGCCGCGGTGCTTCCCGGAGGATTCGTCGAAATCGACGAGGAGAAGCTTGAAAAGGCTGGTGAAGTACAGAAGCTTCGAATCTTCGCGGCGGGCTCCTTCTCCAATGTGGTGTTGGGTGGAGTAGCTCTCTTATTAGTTGTAAACTTCCCAGTCGCGTTGGCGCCGTTTTACCACACGGTCCCAGGAGGAGTTTTAATCACCGACATCGTAAAGTATGGAGCGGCTGAAACCGCTGGAATAAAACGGTGGGAAGTAATATATGCGATTGATCAGACAAGAATAAGCAATGTATCAGCTTTAAGGGAGTACATGAAACAAGTTCCACCTAACTCGAGAATCACCGTCACCACCAATTATGGGGATTACGTATTATATACCAAACCAGATCCGGGAAATTCCAGCAAGTCGCTGATCGGAGTAGTACCATTCGACTATTACCAGCCAGCTTTAAACATTCTACCCGCCAGCGGAGCCTACCATGGGTTCATGACGGCCTATTGGTCCAACATCGTTTTGGTCAGCGTAGCCTTGATCAACATGCTCCCCATATATCCATTAGATGGAGGAAGATACCTGGACTCTTTGCTGAAGCTGCTGAAGGTAGAGAAGAGAAATTACATTAGAAGCGCGGCTTCAATCCTCTTCGCATCGGTTCTAACGTTAAACCTAATATTATCACTCTTAAACTTCGGTTTAAGGAAGCTGTAG
- a CDS encoding TIGR00269 family protein has translation MNEILCDMCHRLPAFYYRRFEGTRLCRMCFIKSVENKVRKTISEHRMLRRDDHVAVAVSGGKDSLTLLYVLKKIGSRFPDFKLSALTIDEGIKGYRDEAVRLAREFCEKMGVQQDIFSFKELFNFTLDEAVEMRNERHPCSLCGVLRRKAMEVGARKMGVTKLATAHNLDDELQTFFLNILHGEPLRMMRNKPVMNGSGGLFIPKIKPFHQILEREISLYAYINGIPFQEKPCPYAGSALRNDVRRFLDEMENRHPGLKYVAYRAVSKLKDAGIIKESFTKCVLSGGPSATKISSVCEITKT, from the coding sequence ATGAACGAAATACTATGCGACATGTGCCACAGGCTTCCTGCCTTCTATTACCGAAGGTTCGAAGGAACAAGGCTTTGCAGGATGTGCTTTATAAAATCAGTTGAAAACAAGGTTAGGAAAACCATTTCGGAGCATCGAATGTTGCGTAGGGACGATCATGTCGCTGTAGCGGTCTCAGGGGGAAAGGACAGCTTAACCCTCCTGTACGTTCTGAAAAAAATTGGATCCAGGTTTCCGGATTTTAAGCTCAGTGCCTTAACCATCGATGAAGGAATTAAAGGGTACAGGGATGAAGCTGTAAGACTAGCCCGCGAATTCTGCGAAAAAATGGGCGTACAACAGGACATATTTTCCTTCAAGGAGCTTTTCAACTTCACGTTAGATGAGGCCGTAGAGATGAGAAATGAAAGACATCCATGCTCTCTATGCGGTGTTCTTAGAAGGAAGGCGATGGAAGTGGGGGCGAGGAAAATGGGGGTGACCAAGTTAGCCACAGCCCACAACCTCGACGACGAGCTTCAAACGTTTTTCCTAAATATACTGCATGGGGAGCCGTTGAGGATGATGAGAAACAAACCCGTAATGAACGGTTCCGGTGGGCTTTTTATCCCCAAAATAAAGCCTTTTCACCAAATCTTGGAGAGGGAAATCTCACTGTACGCGTATATAAATGGCATCCCATTCCAGGAGAAACCATGTCCCTACGCTGGATCTGCGTTGAGAAACGATGTCAGAAGGTTCCTTGATGAAATGGAGAATCGCCACCCAGGCTTAAAATACGTCGCTTATAGAGCTGTAAGTAAACTTAAAGACGCTGGGATAATTAAGGAAAGCTTCACTAAATGCGTTCTATCCGGAGGCCCCTCAGCCACCAAAATATCTAGTGTATGCGAGATCACTAAAACTTGA
- a CDS encoding 30S ribosomal protein S7, whose amino-acid sequence MSSQTPQASGMKLFDRWVFEEVEVRDLGLKSYISLSPLITPHSSGKHEHQRFRKSTVNIVERLTNNLMRHGKCGGKKAKAMSIVRNAFQIIHLKLNRNPVQVLVEAIENAAPCEEVTRIVYGGVAYPVSVDIAPQRRIDLALRFITEGARQAALNNPKTIDESLADEIIYASQRDPKSQAVKKRDEIERIALSSR is encoded by the coding sequence ATGAGTAGTCAAACACCGCAGGCAAGTGGAATGAAGCTATTCGACAGATGGGTCTTTGAGGAGGTGGAAGTGCGGGATTTAGGGCTTAAATCATATATCTCGCTTTCACCCCTCATCACCCCTCACTCGAGTGGTAAGCATGAGCATCAGCGGTTCAGGAAGTCAACGGTGAACATCGTTGAGCGATTAACGAACAATTTGATGAGGCATGGTAAATGCGGTGGAAAGAAGGCTAAGGCCATGAGCATTGTTAGAAATGCGTTTCAAATCATTCACCTTAAGCTCAACAGGAATCCCGTTCAAGTCCTGGTGGAAGCCATTGAGAACGCCGCCCCCTGCGAGGAGGTGACGAGGATTGTTTACGGCGGCGTCGCTTACCCAGTTTCCGTTGACATAGCTCCCCAGCGGAGAATAGACCTCGCGTTGAGATTTATCACTGAAGGAGCTAGGCAGGCGGCTTTGAACAACCCTAAGACCATTGACGAAAGCTTGGCGGACGAGATCATTTACGCCTCCCAAAGGGATCCTAAAAGCCAAGCTGTGAAGAAGAGGGATGAAATTGAGAGGATCGCTCTTTCATCCAGGTAA
- the tuf gene encoding translation elongation factor EF-1 subunit alpha has protein sequence MSAPKKPHLNLVIIGHVDHGKSTLTGHMLYKTGFIDAKKIEEFAKESEKTGRGDTFKFAWVLDRLKEERERGLTIDLAYQKFETPKLFYTIIDAPGHRDFIKNMITGASQADAAVLVVSARKGEFEVGVGAGGQAREHAYLAKTLGVDQLLVAINKMDDQTVNFSKERYEECRKELESLLSVVGYNVSKLDFIPVSGWTGDNVVEKSQKMPWYDGPTLLEALDKFTPPPKPIDKPLRIPVQDVYSITGVGTVPVGRVETGVLKEGDKLIFLPANKEAECKSIETHHVRIPQAEPGDNIGFNVKGVAKTDIHRGDVAGHPENPPTVAKEFIGQIIVVHHPTAIAQGYTPVLHIHTATVATTFLELISKIDPRTGQVVEEKPSFLKTGDGAVVRLKPIEPVVAEPFSQIPQLGRFAIRDMGTTVAVGVVKEITQKQ, from the coding sequence ATGAGTGCCCCGAAAAAGCCTCATTTAAACCTGGTGATAATCGGCCATGTAGACCACGGGAAAAGCACTTTGACAGGTCACATGCTCTATAAAACCGGCTTCATAGACGCGAAGAAGATCGAGGAGTTCGCCAAGGAGTCGGAGAAAACTGGGAGGGGAGATACCTTTAAGTTCGCCTGGGTCTTAGATAGGCTGAAGGAGGAGCGGGAACGAGGTCTAACCATCGACTTAGCTTACCAGAAGTTCGAAACCCCCAAATTGTTCTACACAATCATAGACGCCCCAGGTCACAGAGACTTTATTAAAAACATGATCACGGGTGCCAGCCAAGCTGACGCAGCCGTCCTAGTGGTTTCAGCTAGAAAAGGAGAGTTCGAAGTAGGAGTGGGAGCTGGAGGTCAGGCGAGGGAACACGCGTACCTTGCCAAGACACTGGGCGTGGATCAACTCCTTGTGGCGATAAACAAAATGGACGATCAAACAGTGAACTTTTCAAAGGAAAGGTATGAGGAATGTCGAAAGGAGCTTGAATCACTACTGAGCGTGGTGGGATACAACGTCTCGAAGCTGGACTTCATACCTGTTTCAGGCTGGACAGGGGACAACGTGGTGGAGAAGAGCCAGAAGATGCCATGGTATGATGGACCAACCCTGTTGGAGGCTTTGGACAAGTTTACTCCCCCACCCAAGCCGATAGATAAGCCGTTAAGAATACCCGTTCAAGACGTATACTCCATCACCGGCGTCGGAACGGTCCCGGTGGGTCGGGTTGAAACAGGCGTGCTGAAGGAAGGGGACAAGCTGATATTCCTCCCCGCGAACAAGGAAGCTGAGTGTAAGTCGATTGAAACCCATCACGTCCGTATACCCCAAGCCGAGCCAGGGGACAACATAGGATTCAACGTGAAAGGCGTGGCTAAAACCGACATACATAGAGGGGATGTGGCAGGTCACCCGGAAAACCCGCCAACTGTGGCTAAGGAATTCATCGGACAAATCATCGTCGTCCATCATCCCACAGCTATAGCGCAGGGATACACTCCTGTTTTGCATATACACACGGCTACTGTGGCCACTACCTTCCTAGAGCTCATCTCCAAGATAGATCCTAGAACCGGGCAGGTCGTCGAGGAGAAGCCTTCCTTCCTGAAAACCGGCGATGGAGCTGTGGTTAGGCTGAAGCCGATTGAACCAGTGGTGGCTGAACCGTTCTCCCAGATACCTCAGCTTGGAAGGTTCGCTATCAGGGACATGGGTACAACGGTGGCGGTGGGCGTCGTAAAGGAGATCACTCAGAAACAGTGA
- the rpsJ gene encoding 30S ribosomal protein S10, translating to MVSKARIKLSSTDPHNLNAICDEIKGIADKAGVKMHGPIPLPTKRLIVPTRKSPCGEGTHTWDKWEMRIHKRLIDVDPNERFLKRLMRIRTPEDVFIEIELI from the coding sequence ATGGTCAGCAAGGCGAGGATAAAGCTATCCAGCACGGATCCACATAACTTAAACGCCATCTGCGACGAGATTAAGGGAATTGCCGATAAAGCGGGGGTGAAGATGCATGGCCCCATACCTCTACCAACCAAGAGGCTGATAGTTCCCACTAGGAAGTCTCCGTGCGGTGAGGGAACACACACATGGGATAAATGGGAGATGCGTATTCACAAACGCTTGATCGACGTGGACCCGAATGAACGCTTCTTGAAGAGACTTATGAGAATTAGAACACCTGAAGACGTATTCATAGAAATAGAGCTCATCTAG